In Edaphobacter paludis, a single window of DNA contains:
- a CDS encoding DUF3309 family protein, producing MLILLIILILVFGFGGYRLGPGLGYYGGGGISLILLIVLILLLLRVI from the coding sequence ATGCTGATTCTTCTTATTATCCTGATTCTGGTGTTCGGTTTTGGAGGCTATCGCCTGGGTCCAGGACTCGGTTATTACGGCGGTGGCGGCATCAGCCTCATCCTGCTTATCGTTCTGATCCTGCTTCTGCTCAGAGTCATCTAA
- a CDS encoding MmcQ/YjbR family DNA-binding protein, which produces MKPRVDLFRRLALTLPEAVESSHMGHPDFRINDRIFATLSAQERGRGTLKLTIEQQQAFIAEMPTIFEPVQGGWGRMGMTFVDLGHVDEETLKGALITAYNNVKLKQAKKKVPGTTKRAGYSSTRLQ; this is translated from the coding sequence ATGAAGCCTCGCGTTGATCTCTTTCGCCGACTGGCCCTCACTCTTCCTGAAGCCGTCGAAAGCTCGCACATGGGCCATCCCGACTTTCGCATCAACGACCGCATCTTCGCCACTCTCTCCGCGCAGGAGAGAGGGCGTGGCACGCTCAAGCTCACCATCGAGCAGCAACAAGCCTTTATCGCCGAGATGCCAACGATCTTCGAGCCTGTACAAGGCGGCTGGGGACGCATGGGCATGACCTTCGTCGATCTTGGACATGTTGACGAAGAGACACTGAAGGGCGCGCTCATCACCGCGTACAACAACGTGAAGCTCAAACAAGCAAAGAAGAAGGTCCCGGGCACCACCAAACGAGCGGGATACTCATCCACGCGCCTACAATAA
- a CDS encoding group III truncated hemoglobin: MTEQKITEEEISKLVDRFYAKVQLDPEIGPIFNEKIEDWPTHLALLKNFWSTVMLTTGRYKGDPMMTHLQLPLEPSHFNRWLTLFAETAKEVMAPEHAASIIAKSERIAGNFKAGLAYQRSSFASANL; the protein is encoded by the coding sequence ATGACGGAACAGAAAATTACCGAAGAAGAAATCTCAAAGCTGGTAGACCGTTTCTATGCCAAAGTTCAACTCGATCCCGAGATCGGCCCCATCTTCAATGAGAAGATCGAGGATTGGCCCACCCATCTGGCCCTCCTCAAAAACTTCTGGTCCACCGTCATGCTCACCACAGGTCGCTACAAGGGTGATCCGATGATGACGCACCTTCAGCTCCCCCTCGAGCCCAGCCACTTCAATCGCTGGCTTACCCTCTTCGCCGAGACCGCAAAAGAAGTCATGGCCCCCGAGCATGCCGCCAGCATCATCGCCAAGTCCGAGCGCATCGCCGGTAACTTCAAGGCTGGCCTGGCCTACCAGCGAAGCAGCTTCGCGTCCGCTAATTTGTAA
- a CDS encoding diguanylate cyclase, which yields MTITYMYWLVVASLVLAIIASYAAFSFAERITVSKGARFWGWLTGGAVAMGLGIWSMHYVGMFAVRLPVQVTYHVPTVLASLLLAVVASAIALSVVSRPKLGVPQIALGGVLMGAAIGGMHYVGMAAMRSSAMHHYNHALVGLSLVVAVAFSWMALWISFFLRKDRVQQEWLRMGGAILMGSGISAMHYTAMAAVTFVPGDMVYRFAGTMRVSTLGIVAVVLTTVCVLFGALLTAFFDRLTYQKLQDSHNRLVDAQEALIQSELALREANFTLRKLSIYDGLTGVHNRRHFDETLEAELKRAARSKLNLSLLMIDVDCFKALNDRHGHLAGDECLRKIAGEFTSKIRRPQDIVSRYGGEEFAVILPGANAQWAFELAESLRLAIENLKIANNGSRVGPFVTVSVGLDTRVPEVGEPVDEIVAAADAALYLAKTQGRNRTQSTTQIGERVEKK from the coding sequence ATGACAATTACATATATGTACTGGCTCGTAGTGGCCTCGCTGGTCCTGGCGATCATTGCATCCTATGCGGCTTTCAGCTTCGCCGAGCGAATTACCGTATCGAAGGGAGCACGGTTCTGGGGATGGCTGACCGGCGGTGCCGTCGCAATGGGACTCGGAATCTGGTCGATGCACTACGTCGGCATGTTTGCGGTGCGTCTGCCGGTGCAGGTGACTTATCACGTCCCCACGGTTCTGGCCTCGCTTCTGCTTGCCGTGGTGGCTTCAGCCATTGCACTCTCTGTCGTGAGCCGGCCGAAACTGGGAGTACCCCAAATCGCTCTTGGCGGCGTGCTGATGGGAGCGGCGATCGGCGGCATGCACTATGTGGGCATGGCAGCGATGCGATCGAGTGCGATGCACCACTACAACCACGCATTGGTGGGACTCTCCCTTGTTGTGGCCGTTGCGTTTTCGTGGATGGCGCTATGGATCTCGTTTTTTCTACGGAAAGACCGCGTGCAGCAGGAGTGGCTGCGTATGGGCGGGGCAATCCTGATGGGCAGTGGCATCTCCGCCATGCACTATACCGCCATGGCTGCTGTAACATTTGTTCCCGGCGATATGGTTTACCGGTTCGCAGGTACGATGCGGGTATCAACTCTGGGCATCGTGGCCGTCGTGCTGACTACCGTATGCGTACTGTTTGGCGCATTGCTGACCGCATTTTTCGATCGCCTGACATACCAGAAGCTACAGGATTCTCACAATCGTCTCGTCGACGCCCAGGAGGCGCTCATCCAAAGTGAACTGGCCCTTCGCGAGGCGAACTTCACCCTTAGAAAACTCTCCATCTACGATGGATTGACGGGCGTGCATAACCGGAGACACTTCGATGAAACTCTCGAAGCTGAGCTCAAACGGGCGGCGAGATCGAAGCTCAACCTGTCTCTGCTCATGATTGACGTGGACTGCTTCAAGGCATTGAATGACCGCCACGGGCATCTGGCAGGGGACGAATGCCTGCGCAAAATCGCAGGCGAGTTTACCTCGAAGATCCGGCGGCCGCAGGATATCGTTTCCCGATATGGCGGCGAGGAGTTCGCAGTGATCCTTCCGGGCGCAAACGCCCAATGGGCGTTCGAACTGGCAGAATCGTTGCGTCTAGCAATTGAGAATTTGAAGATTGCCAACAACGGTTCGCGCGTGGGACCGTTCGTCACCGTAAGCGTCGGGCTCGACACGCGTGTGCCGGAGGTTGGCGAACCAGTCGATGAGATTGTCGCTGCTGCGGATGCGGCCCTCTACCTGGCAAAGACGCAGGGGAGAAACCGGACTCAATCCACGACGCAAATTGGCGAACGCGTCGAGAAAAAATAA
- the rho gene encoding transcription termination factor Rho, whose translation MTISELKEHNIAELGKLARGLDIAGTSGLRKQDLIFKILQAQSEKEGHIFAEGVLEILPDGYGFLRSPDYNYLPGPDDIYVSPSQIRKFDLKTGDTISGNVRPPHEGEKYFALVKIEAINFESPEETRNKILFDNLTPLYAQERVKMETVREHISGRVMDLLTPMGKGQRGLIVAPPRTGKTMLLQSIANSITTNHPEVVLIVLLIDERPEEVTDMQRSVKGEVISSTFDEPAARHVQVAEMVIEKAKRLVEHKRDVVILLDSITRLARAYNTIVPPSGKVLSGGVDSNALQRPKRFFGAARNIEEGGSLTIIATALVDTGSRMDEVIFEEFKGTGNMEVILDRKLVDKRVFPAIDIQRSGTRKEELLIPKEDLQRTWILRKVLNPLSPVEAMELLTDKLAKTRNNQEFLHNMSSI comes from the coding sequence ATGACCATTTCAGAGCTGAAAGAACACAACATTGCGGAGCTAGGTAAGCTTGCGCGCGGTCTCGACATCGCAGGCACCAGCGGTCTGCGGAAACAGGACCTGATCTTCAAGATTCTCCAGGCGCAGAGCGAAAAAGAAGGACACATCTTCGCCGAAGGCGTGCTGGAGATCCTGCCCGATGGCTATGGCTTCCTCCGCTCACCCGATTACAACTATCTCCCCGGCCCCGACGACATCTACGTCTCGCCATCCCAGATTCGCAAGTTCGACCTGAAGACCGGCGACACCATCAGTGGCAATGTCCGTCCTCCGCATGAGGGCGAGAAGTATTTCGCACTGGTCAAGATTGAGGCGATCAACTTCGAGTCGCCGGAAGAGACGCGCAACAAGATTCTGTTCGACAACCTGACCCCGCTTTATGCTCAGGAGCGCGTAAAGATGGAGACCGTTCGCGAGCACATATCGGGTCGCGTCATGGATCTCCTCACCCCGATGGGCAAGGGCCAGCGCGGTTTGATCGTAGCTCCGCCCCGTACCGGTAAGACGATGCTGCTGCAGTCGATTGCGAACAGCATCACGACCAACCATCCCGAGGTTGTGCTCATCGTTCTGCTGATCGACGAGCGCCCGGAAGAAGTAACCGATATGCAGCGGTCGGTAAAGGGAGAGGTTATCTCCTCTACCTTTGACGAGCCTGCCGCACGCCACGTACAGGTCGCCGAGATGGTCATCGAGAAGGCCAAGCGGCTGGTCGAGCACAAGCGCGATGTTGTGATTCTGCTCGACTCGATCACGCGTCTGGCTCGCGCCTACAACACAATCGTTCCGCCGTCGGGCAAGGTGCTCTCAGGCGGTGTGGACTCGAATGCGCTGCAAAGGCCGAAACGGTTTTTCGGTGCGGCCCGCAACATCGAAGAAGGCGGTTCGCTTACCATCATTGCGACTGCTCTTGTTGATACGGGTTCACGCATGGACGAGGTCATCTTCGAAGAGTTCAAGGGTACCGGCAACATGGAAGTCATTCTGGACCGCAAGCTGGTCGACAAGCGTGTCTTCCCTGCAATCGATATTCAGCGGTCCGGTACGCGTAAGGAAGAGCTGCTGATTCCGAAGGAAGACCTGCAGCGGACGTGGATTCTGCGCAAGGTGCTGAACCCACTGTCGCCGGTTGAAGCGATGGAGCTATTGACCGACAAGTTGGCAAAGACCCGGAACAATCAGGAGTTTCTGCACAACATGAGCTCGATCTAG
- the ribD gene encoding bifunctional diaminohydroxyphosphoribosylaminopyrimidine deaminase/5-amino-6-(5-phosphoribosylamino)uracil reductase RibD has product MANVLHDEVFMQRALILARETVALASPNPQVGCVLVKGGEIIAEGAHLYANRDHAEIAALKQAHERGVDPAGATAYVTLEPCSHHGRTGPCADALIKARISRAVIATQDPNPQVSGQGIAKLRAAGIEVTLGTLQQPARDLNDAFAHFIQHHRPFVTLKAALSVDGYLAPAQQTRTPNQPHWLTGSAARAEVQRLRHASDAILTGIGTVLADDPALTDRSGILGPGGQTRRRPLLRVVLDTHLRIPLNSQLVRTANSAGGDASDLLILTAPFTSPEKSEALRKAGAEVQTISEQDGHLSLPAALKILSERSILSLLLESGTHLNGAFLHQNLIDKAVLFYSETELGPQSLPFAEGIASPYRFQQSLHRITRALFGTDACITGYLHDPWPVP; this is encoded by the coding sequence ATGGCGAACGTACTCCACGATGAAGTCTTCATGCAGCGAGCGCTCATTCTCGCCCGAGAAACTGTCGCTCTCGCTTCACCCAATCCACAAGTAGGCTGCGTCCTGGTCAAAGGTGGAGAGATCATCGCCGAAGGCGCGCATCTCTACGCCAACCGCGACCACGCCGAGATCGCGGCCCTCAAACAAGCCCACGAACGTGGCGTCGATCCAGCCGGAGCGACCGCCTACGTCACCTTGGAACCCTGTTCCCACCACGGACGAACTGGACCTTGCGCCGACGCCCTCATCAAAGCCCGCATCAGCCGAGCCGTCATTGCAACCCAAGATCCTAACCCGCAAGTCAGCGGCCAAGGAATTGCGAAACTACGCGCCGCAGGAATCGAAGTTACCCTCGGCACTCTTCAACAGCCAGCCCGCGACCTCAACGATGCCTTCGCCCACTTCATCCAGCATCACAGACCCTTCGTCACCCTCAAAGCCGCCCTCTCAGTCGACGGCTACCTTGCTCCCGCCCAGCAAACCCGCACTCCCAACCAGCCTCACTGGCTCACTGGCTCCGCTGCCCGCGCCGAAGTCCAACGCCTCCGCCACGCCTCCGACGCCATCCTCACCGGCATCGGCACCGTCCTCGCCGATGACCCCGCCCTGACCGACCGCAGCGGAATTCTCGGCCCTGGCGGCCAGACCCGCCGTCGTCCCCTGCTCCGCGTCGTCCTCGATACTCACCTCCGAATCCCTCTCAACTCCCAGCTAGTCCGCACAGCGAACAGTGCAGGCGGCGATGCGTCAGACCTTCTCATCCTCACCGCTCCCTTCACCTCTCCTGAAAAATCCGAAGCTCTCCGAAAAGCCGGAGCCGAAGTCCAAACCATCTCCGAACAAGATGGCCATCTCAGTCTCCCCGCCGCACTCAAAATCCTCAGCGAACGCAGCATCCTCAGTCTGCTGCTCGAATCCGGCACTCATCTCAACGGCGCTTTCCTCCACCAGAACCTCATAGACAAAGCCGTCCTCTTCTACTCGGAGACCGAATTAGGCCCGCAATCCCTTCCCTTTGCCGAAGGCATCGCATCACCTTATCGCTTCCAGCAATCCCTCCATCGCATCACTCGCGCCCTGTTCGGTACCGATGCCTGCATCACCGGCTATCTCCACGATCCCTGGCCTGTTCCCTGA
- a CDS encoding L-serine ammonia-lyase: protein MNTSLFELFKIGIGPSSSHTVGPMRAALRFVRSLETSGLLPRTGSIRVDLYGSLALTGLGHGTDRAIQLGLLGEAPDTVDPALVETELNAIRTTGTLYLLDLYEVPFTESQHLIFHRNQMYPDSAVPTHPNGMRFSAFDDAGALLSEEIFYSIGGGFILSGSEFEAQSTSSSVSSRTVPYPFRSAEELLSTAAAHNLTIAQLLLANEVALLSDANVAINRPPSAEPLPSEANPEQKIKASILSLWHTMQSCTARGIATEGILPGGLNVRRRAPRLANRLETEGSKDPLAPLDWVTVYAMAVNEENAAGGRVVTAPTNGAAGVIPALAHYYMRFVEDADEEGLIRYFLTAAAIGILYKENASISGAEVGCQGEVGVACSMAAGGLVAALNGTNAQIEHAAEIAMEHNLGMTCDPIGGLVQIPCIERNGMGAVKAINAARMAMHETGGHKISLDQIIATMYQTGLDMQSRYKETSLAGLALNIIEC from the coding sequence GTGAACACCAGTCTCTTCGAACTCTTCAAAATCGGCATCGGCCCCTCCAGCTCACATACAGTCGGCCCCATGCGTGCCGCTCTCCGCTTCGTCCGTTCGCTCGAAACTTCTGGTCTCCTCCCGCGTACAGGGTCCATCCGCGTCGATCTCTACGGCTCACTCGCACTTACCGGACTCGGCCACGGCACTGACCGCGCCATCCAACTCGGACTTCTCGGAGAAGCACCCGACACCGTCGATCCCGCTCTCGTCGAAACCGAACTCAACGCCATCCGCACCACCGGAACCTTGTACCTCCTCGACCTGTACGAGGTTCCCTTCACCGAGAGCCAGCATCTCATCTTTCACCGCAACCAGATGTACCCCGACTCCGCCGTCCCAACCCACCCCAACGGAATGCGCTTCTCCGCCTTCGACGACGCTGGCGCTCTACTCAGCGAAGAGATTTTCTACTCCATCGGCGGCGGCTTCATCCTCTCCGGCAGCGAGTTCGAGGCGCAGAGCACCTCATCGAGCGTCTCATCGCGCACCGTTCCCTACCCCTTTCGCAGCGCAGAAGAACTTCTCAGCACTGCCGCCGCCCACAACCTCACCATTGCGCAACTCCTGCTCGCCAACGAAGTCGCGCTCCTCTCCGACGCCAACGTCGCCATCAACCGGCCTCCGTCTGCCGAGCCTTTGCCGAGCGAAGCCAATCCTGAGCAAAAGATCAAAGCCAGCATCCTTAGCCTCTGGCACACAATGCAATCCTGTACCGCTCGCGGCATCGCCACCGAAGGCATCCTGCCCGGAGGCCTCAACGTCCGCCGCCGCGCTCCACGTCTCGCCAACCGGCTGGAGACCGAAGGCTCCAAAGATCCTCTGGCCCCTCTCGACTGGGTCACGGTCTACGCCATGGCCGTCAACGAGGAGAACGCCGCCGGAGGAAGAGTGGTGACCGCTCCCACTAACGGAGCTGCGGGCGTCATCCCCGCCCTCGCGCACTACTACATGCGCTTCGTAGAAGACGCCGACGAAGAAGGTCTCATCCGCTACTTCCTCACTGCTGCCGCCATCGGCATTCTCTACAAAGAAAACGCCAGCATCTCCGGAGCCGAGGTCGGCTGTCAGGGAGAGGTCGGCGTCGCCTGCTCCATGGCCGCCGGAGGTCTCGTCGCCGCGCTCAACGGAACCAACGCGCAGATCGAACACGCCGCTGAGATCGCCATGGAACACAATCTCGGCATGACCTGCGACCCCATCGGCGGTCTCGTCCAGATTCCCTGCATCGAGCGCAACGGCATGGGCGCAGTCAAAGCCATCAACGCCGCCCGCATGGCCATGCACGAGACCGGCGGCCACAAGATTTCCCTCGACCAGATCATCGCCACCATGTATCAGACCGGCCTTGACATGCAGTCACGCTACAAAGAAACCTCCCTCGCCGGACTCGCCCTAAATATCATCGAATGTTGA
- a CDS encoding HEAT repeat domain-containing protein produces MPTHARVLCLSKTTALLMALLLLPLHQACAQNSSTTDKQQVDGKIVTTTQAEQPTQSDRTHKTAAENNEEAWSMLTTAVQDPKHADLRIQALAALGTLGENARGEKLISAAMRDSDVDVRTAAVLSAGQTKSRNLTIGIRALLDDKEPQVAFVAATTLWKMNDRSGEDILVAVVNGDRSANPGMVNGTMHKVNKEIHDPGALARMGALQGASMLLGPFGFGLTAIEYMRKNGGDNARVSAIEQLSQEKTAPIRAELIAALTDKDPAVRAAAATALGSYRERSIPNALLPVFDDAKAPVRLTAAAAYIRATHFAPSRKRRAAR; encoded by the coding sequence ATGCCCACGCACGCACGCGTTCTTTGCCTCAGCAAAACAACTGCTCTCCTGATGGCTCTTCTTCTGCTCCCCTTGCACCAGGCCTGCGCGCAGAACAGCTCGACCACCGACAAGCAGCAAGTCGACGGCAAAATTGTAACCACCACGCAAGCGGAACAACCGACGCAGTCGGATCGCACTCATAAAACCGCCGCCGAGAATAACGAAGAAGCCTGGTCCATGCTCACTACAGCCGTTCAGGATCCGAAGCACGCCGACCTGCGAATCCAGGCACTCGCCGCTCTGGGTACGCTTGGCGAAAACGCTCGCGGCGAAAAACTGATCTCCGCCGCCATGCGGGACTCCGATGTTGACGTGCGCACCGCTGCCGTCCTTAGCGCCGGCCAGACTAAAAGCCGCAACCTTACCATCGGCATCCGCGCTCTGCTCGACGACAAGGAACCGCAGGTCGCCTTCGTCGCTGCCACCACGCTATGGAAGATGAACGATCGCTCCGGCGAAGACATTCTGGTGGCTGTGGTCAACGGCGACCGTAGCGCCAACCCCGGCATGGTGAACGGCACCATGCACAAGGTGAATAAAGAGATTCACGATCCGGGAGCGCTCGCCCGCATGGGCGCGCTCCAGGGAGCGTCCATGCTCCTCGGGCCGTTCGGCTTCGGCCTCACCGCAATCGAATACATGCGCAAGAACGGCGGCGACAACGCCCGCGTCTCGGCTATCGAGCAGCTCTCGCAGGAAAAGACCGCGCCCATCCGCGCCGAGTTGATCGCGGCGCTCACCGACAAAGATCCCGCCGTCCGCGCTGCCGCAGCCACAGCGCTTGGCAGCTATCGCGAGAGGTCCATTCCTAACGCGCTTCTGCCTGTCTTCGACGATGCCAAGGCTCCGGTCCGCCTCACTGCTGCTGCCGCATACATCCGCGCCACACATTTCGCTCCATCCCGCAAAAGACGGGCGGCTAGATAG
- a CDS encoding DNA-directed RNA polymerase subunit omega, giving the protein MRSDLIFGALTHVTNRYELCQLASKATRKLHKPNTRLQDTTNEVLDRFKDTIPMNEPEDAVVKKVELQERRAA; this is encoded by the coding sequence ATGCGCTCAGATCTGATTTTTGGAGCACTGACTCATGTAACCAACCGCTACGAGCTGTGCCAACTGGCGTCCAAGGCGACGCGGAAGCTGCACAAGCCGAACACGCGGTTACAGGACACGACCAACGAGGTGCTCGACCGCTTCAAGGACACGATTCCGATGAATGAACCGGAAGATGCAGTCGTCAAGAAGGTAGAATTACAGGAACGCCGCGCGGCATAG
- a CDS encoding YifB family Mg chelatase-like AAA ATPase, with protein sequence MLFKVRSAAVYGIDAHVIDVEVDFSGVKLDKEQFNTVGLPDAAVRESRDRVRSAIKNSGFDIPPTRITINLAPADLKKEGSGFDLPIAIGILGAYGALHIKDVSNFLLVGELGLDGSLRAVQGMLPIAVAARAQGIPNLIIPASNAREAAVVKGVNVYPVKSLLEVRELLNSAAFGTITATPLQVETADLLNEMQHFPFDFKDVRGQHVAKRALEVAAAGGHNILMIGPPGSGKTMLAKRLPSILAPLRFEEALETTKIHSVAGVLDAEQGLVTHRPFRSPHHTISDAGLIGGGMMPRPGEVSLAHNGLLFLDELPEFPRNVLEVMRQPLEDGMVTIARAAMSLSFPARFMLAAAMNPCPCGYFNDKSRECMCTPPMIQRYVSKVSGPLLDRIDIHIEVPAVQYKELRGGTAAEGSEEIRARVLAARHRQHDRFSQAAERTKGSAKGASRQIFSNSQMNTQQIRIYCELSSDAERLLERAMQQQGLSARAHDRILKVARTIADLGGEQDIAVKHIAEAIQYRTLDRSYWS encoded by the coding sequence ATGCTTTTTAAGGTTCGCAGTGCAGCAGTTTATGGCATCGATGCACACGTCATCGATGTAGAGGTCGATTTTTCTGGCGTCAAGTTGGACAAGGAGCAGTTCAACACTGTGGGCTTGCCGGATGCGGCGGTGCGGGAGAGCCGCGACCGAGTGCGATCGGCCATCAAGAACTCCGGCTTCGACATCCCGCCGACGCGAATCACCATCAACCTCGCTCCGGCAGACCTGAAGAAGGAAGGTTCGGGATTCGATCTTCCCATTGCGATTGGGATACTCGGCGCCTATGGCGCGCTGCATATCAAGGATGTGAGCAACTTTCTTCTGGTGGGTGAATTGGGCCTGGATGGGAGTCTTCGCGCGGTGCAGGGAATGTTACCGATCGCGGTTGCGGCGCGAGCGCAGGGCATTCCGAACCTGATCATTCCTGCGAGCAATGCGCGTGAGGCAGCGGTAGTAAAGGGAGTGAACGTATATCCCGTGAAGAGTCTGCTGGAGGTGCGCGAGCTGCTGAACTCAGCAGCCTTTGGCACAATCACCGCGACGCCGCTTCAGGTGGAGACAGCCGATCTGCTCAATGAGATGCAGCACTTTCCATTCGACTTCAAGGACGTCCGCGGTCAGCATGTGGCGAAGCGAGCGCTTGAGGTTGCCGCGGCGGGCGGACACAATATTTTGATGATCGGGCCGCCGGGGTCGGGCAAGACAATGCTGGCCAAGCGCCTGCCTTCGATTCTGGCTCCGCTCCGCTTCGAAGAGGCGTTGGAGACGACGAAGATCCACTCCGTCGCTGGTGTGCTCGACGCGGAACAGGGGTTGGTGACTCATCGGCCGTTCCGGTCGCCGCACCATACCATCTCGGACGCAGGGTTGATTGGCGGCGGGATGATGCCCCGGCCGGGTGAGGTTTCGCTGGCGCATAACGGATTGCTATTTCTGGACGAGCTGCCAGAGTTTCCGCGGAACGTTCTGGAGGTAATGCGGCAACCCCTCGAGGACGGGATGGTCACGATCGCGCGGGCGGCGATGAGCCTTAGCTTTCCTGCGCGGTTCATGCTGGCGGCGGCGATGAATCCTTGCCCCTGCGGGTATTTCAACGACAAGTCGCGCGAGTGCATGTGTACCCCGCCGATGATTCAACGCTATGTTTCCAAGGTTTCCGGGCCTTTGCTGGATAGGATCGACATTCATATTGAAGTTCCGGCTGTTCAATATAAGGAGTTACGGGGAGGAACGGCGGCGGAGGGTTCGGAAGAGATACGGGCCCGGGTGCTGGCTGCGAGGCATCGGCAACATGATCGATTCAGCCAGGCGGCGGAGCGGACGAAGGGATCGGCAAAAGGGGCTTCGCGGCAGATTTTTTCGAATTCGCAGATGAATACCCAGCAGATTCGGATCTATTGCGAGCTTTCGTCTGATGCGGAGCGTTTGCTGGAGCGGGCGATGCAACAACAGGGGTTAAGTGCCCGGGCGCATGACCGGATCTTAAAAGTTGCCCGGACAATTGCCGATCTGGGAGGGGAACAGGACATCGCGGTCAAGCATATTGCCGAGGCAATTCAGTACCGTACCTTGGATAGGAGTTACTGGTCCTAA
- a CDS encoding riboflavin synthase yields the protein MFTGLIETTGTILAVTPTAGATRITIAAPTLTHKLNTGDSIAVSGVCLTALSIEPNAFPPRFSADLAAETIARTTLSHLHPGSIVNLELPTPAGSPLGGHVVQGHVDGTATLVAIEPLADNTDLTDYRLRLTLPEQLLPYVVEKGSITVEGISLTVASIQGTQVEIAIIPHTYVSTSLRTLVSGAPLNIEVDVLAKYSERQQQQTGRFVLTAEYLLTNGY from the coding sequence ATGTTCACCGGCCTCATCGAAACCACCGGAACCATACTCGCTGTCACGCCTACGGCAGGAGCAACCCGCATCACCATTGCCGCGCCAACGCTTACCCATAAGCTCAACACCGGAGACAGCATCGCCGTCAGCGGAGTGTGTCTTACCGCACTGTCCATTGAGCCCAATGCCTTCCCGCCACGCTTCTCCGCCGATCTCGCCGCCGAGACTATCGCCCGCACCACGCTCTCGCACCTGCATCCTGGTTCCATCGTGAACCTCGAACTGCCGACTCCCGCAGGCTCGCCGCTTGGAGGTCACGTCGTCCAGGGACACGTCGATGGCACGGCCACGCTGGTGGCGATCGAACCCCTCGCAGATAATACCGATCTCACTGACTACCGTCTCCGCCTCACCCTCCCCGAACAGCTCCTCCCCTACGTCGTGGAGAAGGGCTCCATCACCGTCGAAGGCATCAGCCTCACCGTGGCTTCTATTCAGGGCACTCAAGTCGAGATCGCCATCATCCCCCACACCTACGTCTCAACCAGCCTCCGCACCCTTGTCTCCGGTGCACCTCTGAATATCGAGGTGGACGTTTTAGCAAAATACTCGGAACGCCAACAGCAGCAGACTGGGCGCTTTGTTCTGACCGCAGAGTATCTTCTGACGAACGGTTATTGA